In a single window of the Longimicrobiales bacterium genome:
- a CDS encoding nuclear transport factor 2 family protein, with protein MTRFTTIIAVLALGACASDTAEAPAFDREAESVALRAAAEAYHLAASTKNAPEVVSMYDATAVMVPPNADLVRGIDEVEDYRFGFISTPGVELVFELVRVEVSASGDMGWTLAIGDITINREGSEPGRDIVRDFHVWHKQPDGSWGVVADVWNSGMPAG; from the coding sequence ATGACACGATTCACCACCATCATCGCGGTACTCGCCCTAGGAGCCTGTGCGTCGGACACCGCCGAGGCTCCAGCCTTTGATCGTGAAGCGGAGAGCGTCGCCCTGCGAGCTGCCGCGGAAGCCTACCACTTAGCCGCGAGCACCAAGAATGCGCCGGAAGTCGTTTCGATGTACGACGCCACGGCCGTTATGGTCCCGCCCAATGCGGACTTGGTACGTGGGATCGATGAAGTCGAAGACTACCGGTTCGGCTTCATCTCGACGCCCGGCGTCGAACTGGTCTTCGAGCTCGTGCGCGTCGAGGTGTCGGCATCCGGCGACATGGGGTGGACGCTGGCCATCGGTGATATCACGATCAATCGGGAGGGCTCGGAGCCCGGGCGTGATATCGTCAGGGACTTCCACGTCTGGCACAAGCAGCCGGACGGGTCGTGGGGTGTCGTGGCAGATGTCTGGAATTCGGGGATGCCGGCGGGGTGA